A portion of the Rhodopseudomonas sp. BAL398 genome contains these proteins:
- a CDS encoding histidine phosphatase family protein yields the protein MSDDARFWLVRHAPVAGPRGVIHDSDAPADVSDAAAFAALRARLPAAAPSFASPSRRTMQTAAALGLRPVADPRFAEQHFGAWTGRRHDDLASELGAAYLAFWSAPADNRPPGGESFADQIARVRDGLAALPGGDVILVVHSGTIRAALAIALGLAPEPALRFVIDPLSVTRIDRLAESWRVVGVNR from the coding sequence ATGAGTGACGATGCGCGGTTTTGGCTGGTCCGCCACGCGCCGGTGGCTGGCCCGCGCGGCGTGATCCATGATTCCGACGCGCCCGCTGACGTGAGCGATGCCGCGGCCTTCGCGGCACTACGTGCCCGGCTGCCAGCCGCGGCGCCGTCATTCGCCAGCCCCAGCCGCCGCACGATGCAGACCGCCGCGGCGCTGGGGCTGCGGCCGGTCGCCGATCCGCGCTTTGCCGAACAGCATTTCGGCGCCTGGACCGGCCGCCGCCATGACGACCTCGCCTCTGAATTGGGCGCCGCCTATCTGGCGTTCTGGTCGGCGCCGGCCGACAACCGGCCGCCCGGCGGCGAGAGCTTTGCCGATCAGATCGCGCGGGTGCGCGACGGACTGGCCGCGCTGCCGGGCGGCGACGTGATACTGGTCGTGCATTCCGGAACGATCCGGGCGGCGCTGGCGATTGCGCTCGGGCTCGCGCCCGAGCCGGCGCTGCGCTTTGTGATCGATCCGCTGTCGGTGACCAGGATCGATCGGCTGGCGGAGAGCTGGCGCGTGGTCGGCGTCAATCGCTGA
- a CDS encoding epoxide hydrolase family protein codes for MIVPYTIDIPDERLTSIRTRIESYNWSQLPDAGGWSAGVGVSDLKRLVGYWQASYDWRKAERLLNQLPHFTTVVEGEQIHFIHMRGDGSKPPLLLLHGWPGSFIEFERLLEPLVTDGHDVVVPSLPGFAFSTPITGVIGPRRAAELMHDLMVRLFGPSRYIVQGGDWGAHIASWMAYKQPDALLGFHINMVSIFAEDARPTTPEEKELAARRAVILDWETGYNHEQETRPQTLGVAMADSPVGAAAWILEKFGKWADLPTLPDGSPDLWSKFTEEQLLTNIMLYVAPSSVVTATWIYHGKRLERSDRFPVGTRVRAPMGVAAFPDPVFLPLPRSFVEKTYNVVHWTDMPRGGHFAALEQPDLMLADLRAFVTTVSGQRR; via the coding sequence ATGATCGTCCCATACACCATCGACATTCCCGACGAACGGCTCACCTCGATCAGAACCCGGATCGAGTCGTATAACTGGAGCCAGCTTCCTGATGCAGGCGGCTGGAGTGCCGGCGTTGGAGTCAGCGACTTGAAGCGGCTCGTTGGTTACTGGCAGGCCAGCTACGACTGGCGCAAGGCCGAGCGACTCCTCAATCAGCTTCCGCACTTCACCACCGTTGTCGAGGGGGAGCAAATTCACTTCATCCATATGCGCGGCGATGGTTCGAAGCCGCCGCTGCTTCTTCTGCATGGGTGGCCGGGTTCGTTCATCGAGTTTGAACGTCTGCTCGAACCGCTGGTGACAGACGGTCACGACGTTGTGGTTCCCTCGCTGCCAGGCTTCGCCTTCTCCACGCCGATCACGGGCGTGATTGGCCCGCGTCGTGCCGCCGAACTGATGCACGACCTCATGGTCCGACTGTTCGGACCATCGCGCTACATCGTCCAGGGCGGAGACTGGGGAGCCCATATCGCGAGCTGGATGGCGTATAAACAACCTGACGCATTGCTCGGTTTTCATATCAACATGGTCAGTATCTTCGCCGAGGACGCCCGTCCGACGACTCCTGAGGAAAAGGAGTTGGCGGCCAGGCGGGCCGTGATCCTCGATTGGGAGACTGGCTACAACCACGAACAAGAGACCCGCCCACAGACGCTCGGGGTCGCGATGGCCGACAGCCCGGTCGGCGCCGCCGCCTGGATCCTCGAAAAATTCGGCAAATGGGCCGACCTGCCGACACTCCCCGACGGCAGTCCGGACCTCTGGAGCAAGTTTACCGAAGAGCAGCTGCTGACCAACATCATGCTCTATGTGGCGCCCTCGTCGGTGGTCACCGCAACATGGATCTATCACGGTAAGCGTCTGGAGCGATCGGACAGGTTTCCCGTTGGAACGCGTGTCCGCGCGCCGATGGGCGTCGCGGCGTTTCCCGATCCGGTTTTTCTGCCGTTGCCTCGCTCCTTTGTCGAGAAGACCTACAATGTCGTTCATTGGACCGACATGCCGAGGGGCGGCCATTTCGCGGCTCTGGAACAGCCTGACCTGATGCTGGCCGACCTGCGGGCCTTCGTGACTACGGTATCGGGACAACGACGATGA
- the frc gene encoding formyl-CoA transferase, with translation MTKALEGVRILDFTHVQSGPTCTQLLAWFGADVIKVERPGVGDITRGQLQDVPNVDSLYFTMLNHNKRSITLDTKNPKGKEVLTALIKSCDVLVENFGPGVLDRMGFSWEQIQAINPKMIVASIKGFGPGPYEDCKVYENVAQCTGGAASTTGFRDGLPLVTGAQIGDSGTGLHLALGIVTALYQRTVTGRGQKVTAAMQDGVLNLSRVKLRDQQRLAHGPLKEYSQFGEGIPFGDAVPRAGNDSGGGQPGRILKCKGWEQDPNAYIYFIAQAPVWEKICDVIGAPEWKTHPEFVKPAGRLKHLNSIFARIEEWTMTKTKFEAMDILNKDHIPCGPILSMKELAEDQSLRATGTVVEVDHPTRGKYLSVGNPIKLSDSPTEVTRSPLLGEHTDEILRQVLGFSDHEVAEIQDSGALEPSRKATAG, from the coding sequence ATGACCAAGGCGCTCGAGGGCGTTCGCATTCTCGATTTCACCCACGTCCAGTCGGGACCGACCTGCACGCAATTGCTGGCCTGGTTCGGCGCCGACGTGATCAAGGTCGAGCGCCCCGGCGTCGGCGACATCACCCGCGGCCAGCTGCAGGACGTGCCCAACGTCGACAGCCTGTATTTCACCATGCTGAACCACAACAAGCGCTCGATCACGCTCGACACCAAGAACCCCAAGGGCAAGGAAGTCCTCACCGCGCTGATCAAGAGCTGCGACGTGCTGGTGGAGAATTTCGGCCCCGGCGTGCTCGACCGCATGGGATTCTCCTGGGAGCAGATCCAGGCGATCAACCCGAAGATGATCGTGGCCTCGATCAAGGGCTTCGGTCCCGGGCCATATGAAGACTGCAAGGTCTATGAGAACGTCGCGCAATGCACCGGCGGTGCGGCGTCGACCACCGGCTTTCGCGACGGCCTGCCGCTGGTCACCGGGGCGCAGATCGGCGATTCCGGCACCGGGCTGCATCTGGCGCTCGGCATCGTCACCGCGCTCTATCAGCGCACCGTGACCGGCCGCGGCCAGAAGGTCACCGCCGCGATGCAGGACGGCGTGCTCAACCTGTCCCGCGTCAAGCTGCGCGACCAGCAGCGGCTCGCCCACGGCCCGCTCAAAGAATACAGCCAGTTCGGCGAAGGCATTCCATTCGGCGACGCGGTGCCGCGCGCGGGCAATGATTCCGGCGGCGGCCAGCCCGGCCGGATCCTGAAGTGCAAGGGCTGGGAGCAGGATCCCAACGCCTATATCTACTTCATCGCCCAGGCTCCGGTGTGGGAGAAGATCTGCGACGTGATCGGCGCGCCGGAATGGAAGACTCATCCGGAATTCGTCAAGCCGGCGGGCCGGCTCAAGCACCTCAACTCGATCTTCGCCCGAATCGAGGAGTGGACCATGACCAAGACCAAGTTCGAGGCGATGGACATCCTCAACAAGGACCACATCCCCTGCGGTCCGATCCTGTCGATGAAGGAACTGGCAGAGGACCAATCGCTGCGCGCCACCGGCACCGTGGTCGAGGTCGATCACCCGACCCGCGGCAAATATCTGTCGGTCGGCAATCCGATCAAGCTGTCGGACAGTCCGACCGAGGTGACGCGCTCACCACTGCTGGGCGAGCATACCGACGAAATCCTGCGCCAGGTTCTCGGCTTCAGCGACCATGAGGTCGCGGAGATCCAGGATTCAGGCGCACTCGAACCGTCGCGCAAGGCGACCGCCGGATAG
- a CDS encoding fumarylacetoacetate hydrolase family protein, protein MTCWVRFRHNGTIGFGTLSQSTIAVHVGDMFDAPTSTGQTLALAEVALLAPAAPSKIIALWNNFHALAAKLKSPEPAEPLYFLKAPSSVAAPGAVVNRPASYDGKVVYEGELGIVIGKPCSGISEQEADAHIFGYTCVNDITAAEILNRDPTFPQWARAKSFDGFGPFGPAIAAGIDPAKLSVRTILNGAERQNYPVADMIFSPQQVVARISHDMTLLPGDLICCGTSVGVGAMKEPINKVTIAIDSIGELHNEFHG, encoded by the coding sequence ATGACGTGTTGGGTTCGCTTTCGCCATAACGGCACCATCGGCTTCGGGACGCTGTCGCAATCGACCATCGCCGTGCATGTCGGCGATATGTTCGATGCGCCGACCTCTACCGGCCAGACGCTGGCGCTCGCAGAAGTCGCATTGCTGGCGCCGGCTGCGCCATCCAAGATCATCGCCTTGTGGAATAATTTCCACGCGCTGGCGGCGAAGCTGAAGTCGCCGGAGCCGGCCGAGCCGTTATATTTCCTCAAAGCCCCCTCCAGCGTCGCCGCGCCCGGCGCCGTGGTCAACCGGCCGGCGTCCTACGACGGCAAGGTGGTGTATGAAGGCGAGCTCGGCATCGTGATCGGCAAGCCGTGCAGCGGCATTTCCGAACAGGAGGCCGACGCCCACATCTTCGGCTACACCTGCGTCAACGACATCACCGCCGCCGAGATTCTCAACCGCGACCCGACCTTCCCGCAATGGGCCCGCGCCAAGAGTTTCGACGGTTTCGGGCCGTTCGGCCCGGCGATCGCCGCCGGCATCGATCCGGCGAAACTGAGCGTGCGCACCATCCTGAACGGCGCCGAGCGGCAGAACTATCCGGTCGCCGACATGATCTTCAGCCCGCAGCAAGTCGTGGCCAGGATTTCGCACGACATGACGCTGCTGCCCGGCGATCTGATCTGCTGCGGCACCTCGGTCGGCGTCGGCGCGATGAAGGAGCCGATCAATAAAGTCACCATCGCGATCGACAGCATCGGCGAATTGCACAACGAATTCCACGGCTGA
- a CDS encoding 2-dehydropantoate 2-reductase gives MKVCIYGAGAIGGYLGVQLAQAGADISLVARGAHLAAMQANGLKLLIGDEQRVVRLRCTDHPAELGQQDIVIICLKAHSITGVIAQMQPLLGPNTRIVTAVNGIPYWYFYKHGGEYEGSVLESVDPGGQQWGEFGAERAIGCIVYPATEIEAPGVIRHVYGDKFPLGEPSGETTADVQNLSKLFETAGLKAPVLDRIRDEIWLKLWGNVCFNPISALTHATLDVIASDPATRALAKAMMLETQAIAETFGVKFRVDVERRIEGARKVGAHKTSMLQDLERGRPMEIDPLVTVVQEMGRLTKIPTPAIDAVLGLVIQRAKMAGLY, from the coding sequence ATGAAAGTCTGTATTTACGGCGCCGGCGCGATCGGCGGCTATCTCGGCGTGCAGCTGGCGCAGGCCGGCGCGGATATCAGCCTGGTGGCGCGCGGCGCCCATCTGGCGGCGATGCAGGCCAACGGCCTGAAGCTTTTGATCGGCGACGAACAGCGCGTGGTGAGGCTGCGCTGCACCGATCATCCCGCCGAACTCGGCCAGCAGGACATCGTCATTATTTGCCTGAAGGCCCATTCAATCACCGGCGTGATCGCGCAGATGCAGCCGCTGCTGGGGCCGAATACAAGGATCGTCACCGCGGTCAATGGCATTCCCTATTGGTACTTCTACAAGCATGGCGGTGAATACGAGGGCTCGGTGCTGGAAAGCGTCGATCCCGGCGGCCAGCAATGGGGCGAGTTCGGCGCCGAGCGCGCGATCGGCTGCATTGTCTATCCGGCCACCGAAATCGAAGCCCCCGGCGTGATCCGTCACGTCTATGGGGACAAATTTCCGCTCGGCGAGCCGTCGGGCGAGACCACCGCCGACGTCCAGAACCTGTCGAAGCTGTTCGAAACTGCTGGGCTGAAGGCGCCGGTGCTGGACCGGATCCGCGACGAGATCTGGCTCAAGCTATGGGGCAATGTCTGCTTCAACCCGATCAGCGCGCTGACCCATGCCACGCTCGACGTGATCGCTTCCGATCCCGCCACCCGCGCGCTGGCCAAGGCGATGATGCTGGAGACCCAGGCGATCGCCGAGACCTTCGGCGTCAAGTTCCGGGTCGATGTCGAACGCCGGATCGAAGGCGCCCGCAAAGTCGGCGCCCACAAGACCTCGATGCTGCAGGATCTGGAGCGCGGCCGGCCGATGGAGATCGATCCGCTGGTCACCGTGGTTCAGGAAATGGGGCGGCTGACCAAGATCCCGACGCCGGCGATCGACGCCGTGCTCGGCCTGGTGATCCAGCGCGCCAAGATGGCAGGTCTGTATTGA
- the cobS gene encoding adenosylcobinamide-GDP ribazoletransferase, whose product MINRHLQDWIADLRVATGMLTRVPVPHPDGAMPPSLSRAQRVFPLVGALIGLAVGLVDVLLLRLGVPPLAAAALALGFSAALTGALHEDGLADVGDGFGGGRDRAAKLSIMRDSRLGTYGSVALLVGFATRWAALASLPAAAVVPGLIVAHALGRAAIPVLAATMPYARTDGLGKRAGRPETAGAVTAVMIAVVIALICLPTANALLALLLTAAGAAAVAALAWRQIGGVTGDVFGAAEQVAETAVLVLLAARLSAAVVA is encoded by the coding sequence ATGATCAACCGCCACCTGCAGGATTGGATCGCGGATCTGCGCGTCGCCACCGGGATGCTGACGCGGGTGCCGGTGCCGCATCCGGACGGCGCGATGCCGCCTTCGCTGAGCCGCGCCCAACGCGTGTTTCCGCTGGTCGGCGCGCTGATCGGTCTGGCGGTCGGTCTGGTCGATGTTCTGTTGCTGAGGCTCGGCGTGCCGCCGCTGGCCGCCGCCGCGCTTGCGCTGGGCTTTAGCGCGGCGCTCACCGGCGCGCTGCATGAGGACGGGCTGGCCGATGTCGGCGACGGGTTTGGCGGCGGCCGCGACCGCGCCGCCAAGCTTTCGATCATGCGCGACAGCCGGCTCGGCACCTATGGCAGCGTCGCGCTGCTGGTCGGTTTTGCGACCCGATGGGCGGCGCTGGCGAGCCTGCCGGCGGCGGCTGTGGTGCCCGGCCTGATCGTCGCCCATGCGCTGGGGCGCGCGGCGATCCCGGTGCTGGCGGCGACCATGCCGTATGCGCGGACCGACGGACTCGGCAAGAGAGCAGGACGGCCCGAAACCGCCGGCGCCGTCACCGCCGTGATGATCGCCGTGGTGATCGCGCTGATCTGTCTGCCGACGGCCAATGCGCTGTTGGCGCTGCTGCTGACCGCGGCCGGGGCGGCGGCGGTCGCGGCTTTGGCATGGCGGCAGATCGGCGGCGTGACCGGCGACGTATTCGGCGCCGCCGAGCAGGTCGCCGAGACCGCGGTGCTGGTGCTGCTCGCAGCGCGATTGTCGGCAGCGGTGGTGGCATGA
- a CDS encoding alpha/beta fold hydrolase: protein MVEHSVKSVETAVLRIAYVEQGHSTGWPVILSHGFPYDVHAFDDVASILAQAGARVIVPYARGFGPTRFISDDAIRSGQQAARGADIIQLADGLGLQRPILGGFDWGGNAACSAAALWPDKIGGLVSYAGYDIIDVSAQRHANAPSFERVVWYQHLFQTERGRECLAAHRRDLCRMLWEEWSPGWHFDDATFARSAISFDNPDFVDIVIHCYRWIFGLERGDRALQPLEDRLAEKPVVTVPTVTIDGTTDPLKPGGTADHARMFVGPHEHRVVNAGHNLPQQAPEAFADAVMRVQDWLA from the coding sequence ATGGTCGAGCATTCGGTGAAAAGCGTCGAGACCGCCGTATTGCGGATCGCCTATGTCGAGCAAGGTCACAGCACTGGTTGGCCGGTGATCCTCTCGCACGGCTTTCCTTACGACGTGCACGCATTCGATGACGTGGCTTCCATCCTGGCCCAAGCGGGAGCGAGGGTCATCGTCCCGTATGCACGCGGATTCGGTCCGACCCGCTTTATCTCCGACGACGCCATCCGGAGCGGGCAACAAGCCGCCCGCGGCGCCGACATCATCCAACTCGCCGACGGCCTGGGGCTGCAGCGACCGATCCTCGGCGGATTCGATTGGGGCGGCAACGCCGCCTGTAGTGCAGCGGCGCTGTGGCCCGACAAGATTGGCGGCTTGGTGTCATATGCGGGCTACGACATCATCGATGTCAGCGCACAACGCCATGCGAACGCGCCATCTTTCGAGCGCGTCGTCTGGTATCAGCATCTTTTTCAAACTGAACGTGGCCGGGAATGCCTGGCTGCGCATCGCCGCGATCTGTGCCGGATGTTGTGGGAGGAGTGGTCGCCCGGCTGGCATTTCGATGATGCGACGTTCGCCCGCTCTGCGATCTCCTTCGACAACCCCGACTTCGTCGACATCGTGATCCATTGCTACCGCTGGATCTTTGGCCTCGAGCGGGGCGATCGCGCGCTGCAACCGCTCGAAGACCGTCTGGCCGAGAAACCCGTGGTGACGGTGCCGACGGTGACGATTGACGGGACAACGGACCCCCTCAAACCTGGAGGGACGGCCGATCATGCACGCATGTTCGTCGGGCCGCATGAACATCGCGTCGTCAATGCCGGCCACAACCTGCCTCAGCAAGCGCCAGAAGCCTTCGCTGACGCAGTCATGAGAGTTCAGGACTGGTTGGCTTGA
- a CDS encoding GntR family transcriptional regulator: MAIRTNPKAPSIVAEPDLAIVRIAPETSFKNKAYEALKAAILKMDIYATQEQVMLDERALSERLGVSRTPIREAIAMLEQDGFVRTVPRRGIVVVRRTKTEIVDMIRAWAALESMAARLITNAARKKDISALRDFFKDFGPDRRPQDHIQEYSDANIAFHQALISLSESPVLVDMTNDILLHVRGYRQLTIGRADRIATSLPEHMAMIEALEARDTDLAEKRARDHTLGLAAYVEAHGQELFA; encoded by the coding sequence ATGGCAATCCGCACTAACCCGAAGGCGCCGTCAATCGTGGCTGAGCCGGATCTCGCGATCGTTCGGATCGCGCCGGAGACCAGCTTCAAGAACAAGGCCTATGAGGCCTTGAAGGCCGCCATTCTCAAGATGGATATCTACGCCACGCAAGAGCAGGTGATGCTGGACGAGCGCGCGCTGTCGGAACGGCTCGGCGTCAGCCGCACCCCGATTCGCGAGGCCATCGCGATGCTGGAGCAGGACGGCTTCGTCAGGACCGTGCCGCGCCGCGGCATCGTCGTGGTGCGCAGAACCAAGACCGAGATCGTCGACATGATCCGCGCCTGGGCGGCACTTGAGAGCATGGCGGCACGGCTGATTACCAATGCGGCGCGCAAGAAGGACATTTCGGCGCTGCGCGATTTCTTCAAGGATTTCGGTCCCGACCGTCGGCCGCAGGACCACATCCAGGAATATTCCGACGCCAATATCGCGTTCCACCAGGCGCTGATCTCGCTCAGCGAATCGCCGGTGCTGGTCGATATGACCAACGACATCCTGCTGCATGTGCGCGGCTATCGGCAATTGACCATCGGACGCGCGGATCGCATCGCGACCTCGCTGCCCGAGCATATGGCGATGATCGAGGCGCTCGAAGCGCGCGACACCGATCTCGCCGAAAAACGCGCGCGCGATCACACCCTTGGGCTCGCCGCCTATGTCGAGGCACACGGACAAGAACTGTTCGCCTAG
- a CDS encoding LysR substrate-binding domain-containing protein, whose amino-acid sequence MNLSSDRLSDLDIFSSVMAAGSFSAAGRRLNLAPSSVGRIIDRIEARLGVRLLLRSTRSLTLTAEGTAYLTAARRILADLKEVEEAIAENGLPRGRIRVTTSILYGRMSLVPLLGDFRRRYKDILLDINLTDAVVDIAAGQADVGIRFGPMPDGSLIARKLGETRKVIVASPEYLARRGTPLIPEDLHDHDCLGFNFKRSAPTWPFRKDGRDYSLAVSGSVEANNGETLGQLAAEGVGITRVGTDTVISVISSGALVPLLEQFNPGDVEEINAVFVGGVHTPARVRCFVDYLAECAAGGR is encoded by the coding sequence ATGAACCTCTCTTCTGACCGCTTGAGTGATTTGGACATTTTTTCGTCGGTGATGGCGGCCGGCAGTTTCTCCGCCGCCGGCCGCCGCCTGAATCTGGCGCCCTCGTCGGTCGGACGGATCATCGATCGGATCGAGGCCCGCCTTGGTGTTCGATTGCTGCTTCGATCGACACGGTCGCTGACCTTGACGGCCGAGGGAACCGCCTATCTGACCGCTGCACGTCGCATCCTTGCCGACCTGAAGGAGGTCGAGGAGGCGATCGCCGAGAATGGCCTGCCGCGCGGCCGCATCAGAGTGACCACGTCAATCCTGTACGGCCGAATGTCCCTGGTGCCGCTTCTCGGCGATTTCAGGCGTCGGTATAAGGACATCCTTTTGGATATCAACCTCACGGATGCGGTTGTCGATATCGCCGCAGGACAGGCGGATGTCGGCATCCGCTTCGGTCCGATGCCGGATGGATCGCTGATCGCCCGCAAACTCGGGGAGACGCGAAAGGTGATAGTGGCCTCTCCGGAATATCTGGCGCGCCGCGGTACGCCTCTGATTCCAGAGGACCTGCATGACCATGACTGTCTCGGGTTCAATTTCAAGCGCTCGGCACCCACATGGCCGTTCCGCAAGGATGGTCGCGATTATTCATTGGCGGTCAGCGGGAGCGTCGAGGCGAATAATGGCGAAACGCTCGGTCAACTGGCGGCCGAAGGCGTTGGCATAACGCGGGTCGGCACCGACACGGTGATTAGCGTGATCTCGTCTGGCGCGCTCGTCCCCCTGCTTGAACAGTTTAATCCGGGCGACGTCGAAGAAATCAACGCGGTCTTCGTCGGCGGCGTCCATACGCCCGCCCGCGTGCGTTGCTTCGTAGACTATTTGGCAGAATGCGCGGCGGGTGGAAGGTGA
- a CDS encoding cobyrinate a,c-diamide synthase: MTCPPGLLIAAPSTHSGKTTLTLALLAALRRRGRIVQPYKSGPDYIDPAFHAVAAGRPSYNLDSWAQRRARIDDLLGAGADADLCIAEGVMGLFDGVATQGAWGNGASADIAAATGWPVVLVLDVAGQAQSAAAVALGFKHYRHDITIAGVILNKVASPRHADLVRAGFADHGITVFGAIARDKMLVMPERHLGLVQAQEDGALAARLAAMADLVERDLDLDALQAAARPTLRLPNAATPLLPPGQRIALARDAAFSFVYPHLLAGWRAAGAEIVPFSPLADEPPDDSCDVVWLPGGYPELHAGRLAAASRFAAAMRAFAQTKPVHGECGGYMTLGAGLIDAAGTRHAMLGLLGLETDFAQRRLHLGYRTATLLAPIPGCAAGSVLRGHEFHYASITAQPDPPLAEIRDASGAVTPETGGRRGHVTGSFFHMVDISD; the protein is encoded by the coding sequence ATGACTTGCCCTCCGGGGCTGCTGATCGCCGCGCCTTCGACGCATAGCGGCAAGACCACCTTGACGCTGGCGCTGCTGGCGGCGCTGCGCCGCCGCGGCCGCATCGTGCAGCCCTATAAGAGCGGACCGGATTACATCGATCCCGCGTTTCACGCCGTGGCCGCCGGGCGGCCGTCCTATAATCTGGATTCCTGGGCGCAGCGCCGCGCGCGCATCGATGATTTGCTCGGTGCCGGCGCCGATGCGGATCTCTGCATCGCCGAGGGCGTGATGGGGCTGTTCGACGGCGTCGCCACCCAAGGCGCCTGGGGCAATGGCGCCAGCGCCGACATCGCCGCGGCCACCGGGTGGCCGGTGGTGCTGGTGCTGGATGTCGCCGGACAAGCGCAATCGGCCGCGGCAGTGGCGCTCGGCTTCAAACATTATCGCCACGACATCACCATCGCCGGGGTGATCCTCAACAAGGTCGCCAGCCCGCGCCATGCCGATCTGGTGCGCGCCGGCTTTGCTGACCACGGCATCACGGTGTTCGGCGCGATCGCCCGCGACAAGATGCTGGTGATGCCGGAGCGCCATCTCGGCCTGGTGCAGGCGCAGGAAGACGGCGCGCTCGCCGCACGGCTCGCGGCGATGGCCGATCTGGTCGAGCGCGACCTCGATCTCGACGCGCTGCAGGCGGCGGCGCGGCCGACCCTGCGGCTGCCTAATGCTGCGACGCCGCTGCTGCCGCCCGGCCAGCGCATCGCGCTGGCGCGTGACGCGGCGTTCTCCTTCGTCTATCCGCATCTGCTGGCCGGCTGGCGCGCCGCCGGCGCCGAGATCGTGCCGTTCTCGCCGCTCGCCGACGAGCCCCCCGACGATAGCTGCGACGTCGTCTGGCTGCCGGGCGGCTATCCCGAACTGCACGCCGGCCGGCTTGCCGCGGCGTCGCGCTTTGCCGCGGCGATGCGGGCCTTCGCGCAGACCAAGCCGGTGCATGGCGAGTGCGGCGGCTACATGACGCTGGGCGCCGGCCTGATCGACGCCGCGGGCACCCGTCACGCGATGCTCGGCCTGCTCGGGCTCGAGACCGATTTCGCGCAGCGTCGCCTGCATCTGGGCTATCGCACCGCGACCCTGCTGGCGCCGATTCCCGGCTGCGCCGCGGGCAGCGTGCTGCGCGGCCATGAATTCCATTACGCCAGCATAACCGCCCAGCCCGATCCGCCGCTGGCCGAGATCCGCGACGCGTCGGGCGCCGTGACGCCAGAAACCGGCGGACGCCGCGGCCATGTCACCGGCAGCTTTTTTCACATGGTCGATATCAGCGATTGA
- a CDS encoding DUF1236 domain-containing protein — MTNRFAVSILALSLLAPGVALAQSTTATGAANGARSGGAVAGPIGEAVGGTVGAAVGAAVEIPNAVINSVRGVDTPSVRMEQEVALGERLPPSIKLYPIKNNKNYRYAVVNDQRVIVNPKNRKVVRIVD; from the coding sequence ATGACCAATCGTTTCGCAGTTTCCATTTTGGCCCTTTCGCTTCTGGCCCCCGGCGTGGCGCTGGCGCAATCGACCACCGCAACCGGCGCGGCAAATGGCGCCCGCAGCGGCGGCGCTGTCGCCGGTCCGATCGGTGAAGCTGTTGGCGGAACTGTCGGCGCGGCAGTCGGCGCAGCCGTCGAAATTCCGAATGCGGTGATCAATTCGGTGCGCGGCGTCGATACGCCCTCGGTTCGGATGGAGCAGGAAGTTGCTCTCGGTGAGCGCCTGCCGCCGAGCATCAAGCTGTACCCGATCAAGAACAACAAGAACTATCGCTACGCCGTGGTCAACGACCAGCGCGTGATCGTCAATCCGAAGAACCGCAAGGTGGTGCGGATCGTCGATTAA